Proteins from one Embleya scabrispora genomic window:
- a CDS encoding bifunctional o-acetylhomoserine/o-acetylserine sulfhydrylase, whose translation MTLEATDTPPAAEAEPVGTDGPVPTADPASWSFETRQVHAGAEPDPTTGARAVPIYQTTSFVFRDTDHAAGLFDLSQEGHIYTRIHNPTTDALERRVAALEGGVAAVATASGQAATTLAVLNLAAAGDHIVSSASLYGGTYNLFHWTLPKLGVEVTFVDDPDDLDAWRAAIRPGTKLLFAETLGNPRANVLDVAAVADVAHEAGVPLVVDNTVPTPYLLRPIEHGADVVVHSATKFLGGHGTAIGGVVVDGGAFDFGAHAERFPGFVEPDASYNGLRYWADLGPGAYAAKLRVQLLRDVGASIAPLTSFLILQGLETLSLRVERHVANASALAAWLQSREEVETVHYAGLPSSRWYAAGKRYLPRGAGAVVAFELKGGIEAGRRFVNALSLFSHLANIGDVRSLVIHPASTTHAQLTDAERLATGVTPGLVRLSVGIEGLADLRADLVAGFRAAAQSN comes from the coding sequence ATGACCCTCGAAGCCACCGACACGCCGCCCGCCGCCGAAGCCGAACCCGTGGGCACCGACGGCCCCGTACCTACGGCCGATCCCGCGTCGTGGTCCTTCGAGACCCGGCAGGTCCACGCCGGCGCCGAGCCCGATCCGACCACCGGGGCCCGTGCGGTGCCGATCTACCAGACCACCTCGTTCGTCTTCCGGGACACCGACCACGCGGCCGGACTGTTCGACCTGTCCCAGGAAGGCCACATCTACACCCGGATCCACAACCCCACCACCGACGCGCTGGAGCGGCGCGTGGCGGCGCTCGAAGGCGGCGTGGCGGCGGTCGCGACGGCCTCCGGGCAGGCGGCGACCACGCTGGCGGTGCTCAACCTCGCGGCGGCGGGCGACCACATCGTGTCCAGTGCGTCGCTCTACGGCGGCACGTACAACCTGTTCCACTGGACGCTGCCCAAGCTCGGCGTCGAGGTCACCTTCGTCGACGACCCGGACGACCTCGACGCGTGGCGCGCCGCGATCCGGCCGGGGACGAAGCTGCTGTTCGCCGAGACGCTGGGCAATCCGCGCGCCAACGTGCTGGACGTGGCGGCGGTCGCCGACGTCGCGCACGAGGCCGGTGTACCGCTGGTGGTGGACAACACGGTGCCCACGCCGTATCTGCTGCGGCCGATCGAGCACGGCGCGGACGTGGTGGTGCACTCGGCGACCAAGTTCCTGGGCGGGCACGGCACCGCGATCGGCGGGGTCGTGGTGGACGGCGGCGCCTTCGACTTCGGCGCGCACGCGGAACGGTTCCCCGGCTTCGTCGAGCCCGACGCGAGCTACAACGGGCTGCGCTACTGGGCGGATCTGGGCCCGGGCGCGTACGCGGCGAAGTTGCGCGTACAGCTGCTGCGCGACGTGGGCGCCTCGATCGCGCCGCTGACCAGCTTCCTGATCCTCCAGGGCCTGGAGACGTTGTCGCTGCGCGTCGAGCGGCACGTGGCGAACGCGAGCGCGCTGGCCGCGTGGTTGCAGAGCCGGGAGGAGGTGGAGACCGTGCACTACGCGGGCCTGCCGAGCAGCCGGTGGTACGCGGCGGGGAAGCGCTATCTGCCGCGCGGCGCCGGGGCCGTGGTCGCGTTCGAGTTGAAGGGCGGCATCGAGGCGGGCCGCCGGTTCGTGAACGCGCTGTCCCTGTTCAGCCACCTGGCCAACATCGGCGACGTGCGCAGCCTGGTGATCCATCCCGCCAGTACCACGCACGCCCAGCTCACCGACGCGGAGCGGCTGGCCACGGGGGTCACCCCCGGCCTGGTCCGGCTGTCCGTCGGCATCGAGGGACTGGCCGACCTGCGCGCCGACCTGGTGGCCGGATTCCGCGCCGCCGCGCAGTCGAACTAG